The genome window CCACGGTCTTTTCGTCTGCCTTCGTCACCACTGCGTTGCCATCGGCGTCGGTCGTCTCGGTCGTTAGGGTGCTCTCACCGTAGTTTGCATCAGCCCCAATAATTACGGAGCCCAGCCCTTCCTTCTCGCCGGTCACGACGAGGCCGACGTTTGCGCCCAGCGTCTCGCTGTTGCCATCCGTCAGTGTCAGTCCTGCGTTCAGGGTAGTCACCCACGCTGGCTTTTCTGCCACTTCCGGCTCTGCTGCCACCTTCTTCTTCGCCTTCTTCTCTGCGGCCCCGGCCGAAACGGCCAGCGCCAGCACTGCACATCCAACGATCCACTTCTTCATAGGGTATTCCTCCTAGATATGTTGGGGGTTACTTTGCGGCTTCTTCAGCTTCCTGTTTGCGGCGCAGGCGGTTCACCACCTTCACCATTAAGAACACTGAAAATGCAATGATCAAAAAATCCACCACGTTCTGACCGAACATCCCGTAGTTGAGCGTTACCGCCGGCACCTCGACCCCCGCCGCGTCCACCGTCGCCGCCTTCAGGATTATCGCTAGATCTTTGAAATCCACCTTCCCCAGCAGCATCCCGATCGGTGGCATGATCACATCCGCCACCAGTGAATTGATGATCTTGCCAAATGCCCCGCCGATGATGATACCCACCGCCATATCGATCATGTTGCCTTTAATCGCAAATTCCTGGAACTCTTTCGCTATGCTCATTAGTTACCTTTTAGTTGGAATGGATAGAAACTGGTTTATTCATAACCAGCTACATATTTTACAAAATACTGCCGCGCTGTCAATCGCTCTACCTGCCCCCACTGTTTTGTAGGGGCTCAGCTTGCTGAGACCGAGTTGTTTTGCAACGGCTGCCGTCATCATCCGGTCTGCCTTCTCGTTCTGCGTTACCACAAAAATAGCGGCGGCCATTTGCTGACCGCCGCTTTTTCCGGCTCTCCACTTGAATCGAGACCGAAGGTTAGTGGAGTGTGAATTCGGCGCTACGCCTCAGGTTTGTCC of Candidatus Hydrogenedentota bacterium contains these proteins:
- a CDS encoding DUF481 domain-containing protein, whose translation is MKKWIVGCAVLALAVSAGAAEKKAKKKVAAEPEVAEKPAWVTTLNAGLTLTDGNSETLGANVGLVVTGEKEGLGSVIIGADANYGESTLTTETTDADGNAVVTKADEKTVENAKAFFNVKKTLSPMTFVSLDGSVLYDDIALIDYRTTLGPGLGFYVVKNDKRELSLEAGPSYVWEKVDGASNDYLARRFAERYSCQIT
- the mscL gene encoding large-conductance mechanosensitive channel protein MscL, with protein sequence MSIAKEFQEFAIKGNMIDMAVGIIIGGAFGKIINSLVADVIMPPIGMLLGKVDFKDLAIILKAATVDAAGVEVPAVTLNYGMFGQNVVDFLIIAFSVFLMVKVVNRLRRKQEAEEAAK